The following proteins come from a genomic window of Streptomyces liliiviolaceus:
- a CDS encoding peptidoglycan-binding protein → MGRLAFLVRAEDGSPLRRDRHRAGAGWRTRVGTFAATAAMVSAGLVIGAQPAAAAPAPIKLTSASCPAEIVQGQTSGCVTELQNLLNAHGAGLVVDGQFGAGTLYAVREYQAATAIAVDGRVGPATKSKLYATGGSAPAPVNLNSASCPANIVQGATGGCVSELQRLLRHQGYAVDVDGDFGAGTASAVRAFQASRGLTADGQVGTNTKRALYDTDESPSTSLDLRSSSCPENIVEGQSGGCVATLQSLLNGKGQSLDVDGSFGPQTLTAVKAFQSASGLTADGAVGPNTKAALYANIGGGGGNGAPAPVNLNSASCPNEIVQGQRSGCVTELQSLLNHHGADLAVDGDFGSLTDSAVRDFQAEKGLSVDGHVGPNTKAALYGAVTPPSSPPPGGGYGKILEVAEAEAGTVEGSARANSYGSSVGLSLSTSNYAWCATFVSWVAKQTGASSYRNSYVSGWVKQARAGNYHLSVTTSPQPGDIVAFDWDGGSDFTGGNEHIGIVRTVSGSSFTTVEGNTGNPNGDNDGVYVRSRATNSGYDVVFIRVR, encoded by the coding sequence ATGGGAAGACTCGCATTCCTCGTTCGCGCCGAAGACGGAAGTCCCCTACGCCGGGACAGGCACCGCGCCGGGGCGGGGTGGCGGACGCGCGTCGGGACCTTCGCCGCCACCGCGGCCATGGTCTCGGCCGGCCTCGTGATCGGCGCGCAGCCCGCCGCGGCGGCACCGGCCCCGATCAAGCTGACCTCCGCGTCCTGTCCCGCCGAGATCGTGCAGGGCCAGACGAGCGGGTGCGTCACGGAGTTGCAGAACCTGCTCAACGCGCACGGCGCCGGTCTCGTGGTGGACGGGCAGTTCGGGGCGGGCACGCTCTACGCGGTCCGTGAGTACCAGGCCGCCACCGCCATCGCCGTGGACGGCCGGGTGGGCCCCGCCACCAAGAGCAAGCTGTACGCGACCGGAGGCTCGGCGCCCGCCCCCGTCAACCTCAACTCCGCGTCCTGCCCCGCGAACATCGTCCAGGGCGCCACGGGCGGATGCGTCAGCGAGCTCCAGCGGCTGCTGCGCCACCAGGGCTACGCGGTCGACGTGGACGGCGACTTCGGGGCCGGGACGGCGAGCGCAGTCCGCGCCTTCCAGGCTTCCCGCGGTCTCACCGCCGACGGGCAGGTCGGTACGAACACCAAGCGGGCACTGTACGACACCGACGAGTCACCGTCGACGAGCCTGGACCTGCGGTCGTCGTCCTGCCCGGAGAACATCGTGGAGGGGCAGAGCGGCGGGTGTGTCGCCACGCTGCAGTCCCTGCTGAACGGCAAGGGGCAGAGCCTCGACGTCGACGGCAGCTTCGGCCCCCAGACCCTGACGGCCGTGAAGGCGTTCCAGTCCGCGAGCGGCCTCACCGCCGACGGCGCGGTCGGCCCGAACACCAAGGCCGCCCTGTACGCGAACATCGGCGGTGGCGGCGGCAACGGCGCGCCCGCGCCGGTCAACCTGAACTCCGCCTCCTGCCCGAACGAGATCGTGCAGGGGCAACGCAGCGGCTGCGTCACCGAGTTGCAGAGCCTGCTCAACCACCACGGCGCCGATCTCGCCGTGGACGGTGACTTCGGTTCGCTCACCGACAGCGCCGTCAGGGACTTCCAGGCCGAGAAGGGGCTGTCGGTCGACGGCCATGTGGGACCGAACACCAAGGCGGCGCTGTACGGCGCGGTCACCCCGCCGTCGTCGCCCCCGCCCGGCGGCGGTTACGGCAAGATCCTCGAAGTGGCCGAGGCCGAGGCGGGCACGGTCGAGGGCAGCGCCCGCGCGAACAGCTACGGCTCGTCCGTGGGGCTTTCGCTCTCCACCAGCAACTACGCCTGGTGCGCGACCTTCGTGAGCTGGGTGGCCAAGCAGACCGGGGCCAGCTCCTACCGCAACTCCTATGTCTCCGGCTGGGTCAAGCAGGCCCGGGCGGGCAACTACCACCTGTCGGTGACGACCAGCCCGCAGCCGGGCGACATCGTGGCCTTCGACTGGGACGGCGGAAGCGACTTCACCGGCGGCAACGAGCACATCGGCATCGTACGTACGGTGTCCGGATCGTCCTTCACCACCGTCGAGGGCAACACAGGCAACCCCAACGGCGACAACGACGGCGTCTACGTCAGGTCCCGTGCGACGAACAGCGGATACGACGTGGTCTTCATCCGGGTCCGCTGA
- a CDS encoding universal stress protein codes for MELPLVVGVDGSESSLQAMDWAVDEAARLGLPVRLVHACLWERYEGDDQTDGAGRPSDRALAEKIVGSAAERARQRDSSVRVFAEIVPEDAATALLQSARDASALVTGSRGRGELRGLLLGSVGLAVAARAHCPVIVVRGDKTALEATHERVLLGAGDPALSGEAARFAFREARARGCTLDVVRAWRCPSYEGADHPSMAGAPERYHEERASAVLDAVVHDGLADHPDVRVRKTTVEGPARKVLLQRSSAADLVVVGARRRHGHFGLQLGRVGHALLHHADCPVAIVPQQT; via the coding sequence ATGGAGCTGCCCCTGGTAGTGGGCGTGGACGGATCGGAGTCCAGCCTTCAGGCGATGGACTGGGCGGTGGACGAGGCGGCCCGCCTCGGCCTGCCCGTCCGCCTGGTGCACGCCTGCCTGTGGGAACGCTACGAAGGCGACGATCAGACCGATGGGGCCGGACGCCCGTCGGACCGGGCGCTCGCCGAGAAGATCGTCGGATCCGCCGCCGAGCGCGCCCGGCAGCGGGATTCCTCCGTGCGGGTCTTCGCGGAGATCGTGCCGGAGGACGCGGCGACCGCCCTGCTGCAGTCGGCCCGCGACGCCTCGGCCCTCGTCACGGGCTCGCGCGGTCGCGGCGAGCTGAGGGGACTGCTGCTGGGCTCGGTCGGTCTGGCGGTGGCGGCGCGTGCCCACTGTCCGGTGATCGTGGTCCGCGGTGACAAGACCGCCCTGGAGGCGACGCACGAACGCGTCCTGCTCGGCGCGGGCGACCCGGCGCTGAGCGGTGAGGCGGCCCGGTTCGCGTTCCGTGAGGCGCGGGCACGCGGCTGCACGCTGGATGTCGTACGCGCCTGGCGCTGCCCCTCCTACGAGGGCGCCGACCACCCGAGCATGGCCGGCGCACCGGAGCGCTACCACGAGGAACGGGCCTCGGCGGTGCTCGACGCGGTCGTCCACGATGGTCTCGCCGATCACCCGGATGTGCGGGTGCGGAAGACCACCGTCGAGGGACCGGCCCGCAAGGTGCTCCTGCAGCGTTCGTCGGCGGCGGACCTGGTCGTCGTCGGCGCCCGGCGCAGGCACGGCCACTTCGGCCTGCAACTCGGCCGGGTGGGACACGCACTGCTGCACCACGCGGACTGTCCGGTGGCGATCGTGCCCCAGCAGACGTGA
- a CDS encoding sensor histidine kinase yields MGSAEESRQARVRLPQLKLDELLEELQARLDAARGTRDRVHSLLEAVLSVGRELDLEQALRSIVEAAAVLVDARYAALGVIGADGKRLSAFHTIGISDEQIAEIGHFPEGHGILGELIRHPEPLRLMKLSGHPASYGFPPHHPPMDTFVGVPIRVREQVFGNLYLTEKRGGAQFDEEDESVLSTLAVAAGVAIDNARLYEESRLRERWLQASAEITHCLMSGNDRAEVLGLIAERARDITSAALAVVALPMENTDSLTAELAFGEAAEAHRGLVLPVDEGLIGRAFSAAASVASPDISAEEHGASGPARFTGLGPAVAVPIGTGERVRGIVLLVRESGGPAFTEKETHALQGFAAQAAVAMELAERREDAEEIAVLKDRDRIARDLHDLAIQRLFATGMTLQSASRFIEHDEASERVSRAVDDLDETIKIIRSTIFGLRAREGAAAPGLRARVVRVVGEAAPVLGFTPSLQMEGLVDTQVAKETADHVVAVLSEALTNIARHARATCAAVVLETDGREVRLTVSDDGVGIPSGGRRSGLSNMAERAEQLGGELRLGSPDGGGTTLVWWAPVGER; encoded by the coding sequence GTGGGAAGCGCCGAGGAGTCCCGTCAGGCCCGCGTACGGCTGCCGCAGCTGAAGCTGGACGAGCTGCTGGAAGAACTGCAGGCCAGACTGGACGCCGCCCGCGGTACGCGCGACCGGGTGCACAGTCTGCTGGAGGCGGTGCTCTCCGTCGGCCGGGAGCTGGATCTGGAGCAGGCGCTGCGCAGCATCGTGGAGGCCGCGGCCGTGCTCGTGGACGCGCGCTACGCGGCCCTCGGGGTGATCGGGGCCGACGGCAAGCGGCTGTCGGCCTTCCACACCATCGGGATCAGCGACGAACAGATCGCCGAGATCGGCCACTTCCCGGAGGGGCACGGCATCCTGGGCGAACTCATCCGGCATCCCGAGCCCCTGCGGCTGATGAAACTGTCCGGGCACCCCGCCTCGTACGGCTTTCCGCCGCATCACCCGCCGATGGACACCTTCGTCGGTGTCCCGATCCGGGTGCGGGAGCAGGTCTTCGGCAATCTCTACCTGACCGAGAAGCGGGGCGGCGCACAGTTCGACGAGGAGGACGAGTCGGTCCTGTCGACGCTGGCGGTGGCCGCCGGCGTGGCGATCGACAACGCCCGCCTCTACGAGGAGTCGAGGCTGCGCGAACGCTGGCTGCAGGCGAGTGCGGAGATCACCCACTGTCTGATGTCCGGCAACGACCGCGCCGAGGTCCTCGGCCTGATCGCGGAGCGGGCCAGGGACATCACCTCGGCGGCGCTGGCGGTGGTCGCCCTGCCCATGGAGAACACCGACTCGCTGACCGCCGAACTGGCCTTCGGCGAGGCGGCGGAGGCGCATCGAGGCCTTGTGCTGCCGGTCGACGAGGGCCTGATCGGCCGCGCGTTCTCCGCGGCCGCCTCGGTCGCCAGTCCCGACATCTCCGCGGAGGAACACGGCGCGTCCGGGCCCGCGCGGTTCACCGGACTGGGTCCGGCCGTGGCCGTCCCCATCGGAACGGGCGAGCGGGTGCGCGGGATCGTCCTGCTGGTGCGCGAGTCCGGCGGGCCGGCGTTCACCGAGAAGGAGACCCACGCGCTGCAGGGGTTCGCCGCGCAGGCCGCGGTCGCGATGGAGCTGGCGGAACGCCGTGAGGACGCCGAGGAGATCGCGGTGCTCAAGGACCGTGACCGGATCGCCCGCGACCTCCACGACCTGGCGATCCAGCGGCTGTTCGCCACCGGCATGACCCTGCAGAGCGCCAGCCGCTTCATCGAGCACGACGAGGCCTCGGAACGTGTGTCGCGGGCGGTGGACGACCTGGACGAGACCATCAAGATCATCAGGTCGACGATCTTCGGCCTGCGGGCGCGTGAGGGCGCCGCTGCCCCGGGCCTGCGGGCCCGCGTGGTGCGTGTGGTCGGCGAGGCGGCTCCGGTGCTCGGCTTCACGCCCAGCCTCCAGATGGAGGGACTGGTGGACACCCAGGTCGCCAAGGAGACGGCCGACCACGTGGTGGCCGTGCTCTCCGAGGCGCTGACCAACATCGCCCGTCATGCAAGGGCCACGTGTGCCGCGGTGGTTCTGGAGACCGATGGCCGTGAGGTGCGCCTGACGGTGTCCGACGACGGCGTGGGCATTCCGTCCGGGGGTCGCCGGAGCGGTCTGAGCAACATGGCGGAACGGGCCGAGCAGTTGGGCGGAGAACTGCGGCTGGGCAGCCCCGACGGTGGCGGCACCACTCTGGTGTGGTGGGCACCGGTGGGTGAGCGGTAG
- the gap gene encoding type I glyceraldehyde-3-phosphate dehydrogenase, translating to MGVRVGINGFGRIGRNYLRCVLERAETGAGTAVEVVAVNDITSPAVLAHLLEFDSTYGRLHRAIEHDETSLTVDGHRIAVTAERDPAALAWGELRVDVVIESTGRFRTREDAGLHLKAGARKVLLSVPGKGVDGTIVMGVNENTYDAGRDHVVSNASCTTNCVAPMVKVLNDHFGVVKGLMTTIHGYTNDQVVLDGPHKDLRRGRSAAVNIIPTSTGAARAVGLVMPELEGTLDGIAVRVPVEDGSLTDLSVVLERPASADEINAAFREAADGPLRGVLRVSDAPIVSRDVVGDPASCVLDAPLTQAHGELVKVFGWYDNEWGYSNRLLDLTEYVSARLPKD from the coding sequence ATGGGCGTGCGGGTGGGCATCAACGGCTTCGGCCGCATCGGACGCAACTATCTGCGCTGCGTGCTTGAGCGCGCGGAGACCGGCGCGGGCACAGCGGTGGAGGTCGTCGCGGTCAACGACATCACCTCGCCGGCGGTTCTGGCGCACCTGCTGGAGTTCGACTCGACGTACGGACGGCTGCACCGCGCCATCGAGCACGACGAGACCTCGCTCACCGTGGACGGGCACCGCATCGCCGTGACCGCCGAGCGGGACCCCGCCGCGCTGGCCTGGGGCGAACTCCGCGTGGACGTCGTCATCGAGTCGACCGGCCGCTTCCGCACCCGGGAGGACGCGGGCCTCCATCTGAAGGCGGGGGCACGCAAGGTGCTGCTGTCCGTACCGGGCAAGGGAGTCGACGGCACGATCGTGATGGGCGTCAACGAGAACACGTACGACGCCGGGCGGGACCACGTCGTCTCCAACGCCTCGTGCACCACCAACTGCGTGGCTCCCATGGTGAAGGTGCTGAACGACCACTTCGGCGTCGTCAAGGGGCTGATGACCACCATCCACGGCTATACCAACGACCAGGTCGTCCTGGACGGCCCGCACAAGGACCTGCGCCGGGGCCGCAGCGCCGCCGTGAACATCATCCCCACCAGCACCGGGGCCGCCCGCGCCGTGGGCCTCGTCATGCCCGAACTGGAGGGCACGCTCGACGGTATCGCCGTACGCGTCCCCGTCGAGGACGGTTCGCTGACCGACCTGAGCGTGGTCCTGGAGCGGCCCGCGTCGGCGGACGAGATCAACGCGGCGTTCCGGGAGGCCGCGGACGGCCCGCTGCGGGGCGTCCTGCGGGTCTCCGACGCCCCGATCGTCTCCCGCGACGTCGTCGGCGACCCCGCCTCGTGCGTCCTGGACGCCCCGCTGACCCAGGCCCACGGCGAACTGGTCAAGGTCTTCGGCTGGTACGACAACGAATGGGGCTACAGCAACCGGCTGCTCGACCTCACCGAGTACGTCTCGGCCCGGCTGCCGAAGGACTGA
- a CDS encoding response regulator yields MADSERAGPDSPIRVFLLDDHEVVRRGVHDLLNDEPDITVVGEAGTVEQALVRVPALRPQVAVLDVRLPDGDGVTVCRELRSRMPDLACLMLTSFDDEEALLDSIMAGASGYVLKQIKGADLVSAVRTVAAGQSLLDPSATARLMARLRAGDQPKEEPDALPGLTEREREILALIGEGLTNRQIGQRLFLAEKTVKNHISRLLAKLGVERRIQAAVIATQAQAQTQGRPKNEGR; encoded by the coding sequence ATGGCCGACAGCGAACGGGCGGGCCCCGACAGCCCCATCCGGGTCTTCCTGCTGGACGACCACGAGGTGGTGCGGCGCGGGGTGCACGACCTGCTGAACGACGAGCCGGACATCACCGTGGTCGGTGAGGCCGGGACCGTCGAACAGGCCCTGGTGCGCGTTCCCGCACTGCGGCCCCAGGTGGCGGTCCTCGACGTCCGGCTGCCCGACGGGGACGGGGTGACCGTGTGCCGGGAACTGCGCTCCCGTATGCCGGATCTGGCCTGTCTGATGCTGACCTCCTTCGACGACGAGGAGGCACTGCTCGACTCGATCATGGCCGGGGCCTCCGGGTACGTCCTGAAGCAGATCAAGGGAGCGGACCTGGTGTCGGCCGTCCGCACGGTGGCCGCGGGCCAGTCCCTGCTCGATCCGAGCGCCACCGCCAGGCTGATGGCCCGGCTGCGCGCGGGCGACCAGCCGAAGGAAGAGCCGGACGCGCTGCCCGGCCTGACCGAGCGGGAGCGGGAGATCCTGGCCCTGATCGGCGAGGGGCTGACCAACCGTCAGATCGGCCAACGGCTCTTCCTCGCGGAGAAGACAGTGAAGAACCACATCTCACGGCTGCTCGCCAAGCTGGGCGTGGAACGGCGTATCCAGGCCGCCGTCATCGCCACCCAGGCGCAGGCCCAGACCCAGGGCAGGCCCAAGAACGAAGGACGCTGA
- the ppdK gene encoding pyruvate, phosphate dikinase, whose product MVRHVYDFTEGGRDMADLLGGKGANLAEMTGLGLPVPPGFVVTTEACRAFLATGAEPDGMSREISRHLSALEAATGRRLGQPDDPLLLSVRSGARFSMPGMMETVLDIGLTDASVQGLAKVSGSERFAWDSYRRLVQMFGSTVMGVDAGLFERAMSLLKEKRGAPDDLRLDAGDLAELVETYKHLIHVVTGDHFPQSPAEQLRRAVLAVFRSWNTERARLYRRRERIPDDLGTAVCVQRMVFGNLGPDSGSGVAFTRDPATGRGGPYGDYLADAQGEDVVAGIRDTVPLAELERLDAASYQQLREHLRTLEHHYRDLCDIEFTIERGTLWMLQTRVGKRTAEAAFRIAAELVDEGLVTPAEALSRVGGDGLARLMFPRFDTTAAGDPLARGLPASPGAAVGAAVFDSAEAVRRAAAGEHVVLVRQETTPDDLPGMVAARAVLTGRGGRTSHAAVVARGMGKVCVCGAEELTVDAEARRFTTRAGTVVEEGTVVSVDGSTGAVYPGAVPLVDSAVMRYLETGERGERSAQVVDAVARALQQADGTRRLEVRANADTPQDAARARRFGAQGVGLCRTEHMFLGERRKLVEQMILAGGGAARERALAALLPLQRRDFAGILEAMDGLPVTIRLLDPPLHEFLPDRTELAVRIATAEAHGDLPDPHDTELLDAVNRMHEENPMLGLRGVRLGLVVPGLVAMQVRAVAEAVVERVRAGGSPKAEIMVPLVGAVEELRIEREEVERVLAEVSAESGVPVNCPVGTMIELPRAALTAGRIAEQAEFFSFGTNDLTQTTWGFSRDDVEAAFFSAYLDKGVFAASPFETIDREGVGRLVRIAVAEGRAARPDLTIGVCGEHGGDPESVRFFHAAGLDYVSCSPFRVPVARLEAGRAALAETEVSDSR is encoded by the coding sequence ATGGTCCGTCACGTGTACGACTTCACCGAGGGCGGCCGTGACATGGCCGACCTGCTCGGTGGCAAGGGAGCGAATCTGGCCGAGATGACCGGTCTCGGCCTTCCGGTGCCGCCGGGGTTCGTCGTCACCACCGAGGCCTGCCGGGCCTTCCTGGCCACCGGCGCGGAACCCGACGGCATGTCACGGGAGATCTCCCGGCACCTGTCGGCCCTGGAGGCCGCCACCGGGCGGCGCCTCGGGCAGCCGGACGATCCGCTGCTGCTGTCCGTCCGCTCCGGGGCCCGGTTCTCGATGCCGGGCATGATGGAGACGGTCCTCGACATCGGGTTGACCGACGCCTCCGTACAGGGCCTGGCCAAGGTCTCCGGGAGCGAGCGGTTCGCCTGGGACTCGTACCGCAGGCTGGTGCAGATGTTCGGCAGTACGGTCATGGGTGTCGACGCCGGGCTGTTCGAGCGGGCCATGTCGCTGCTCAAGGAGAAGCGCGGTGCCCCGGACGATCTGCGGCTGGACGCGGGCGACCTCGCCGAACTCGTGGAGACGTACAAGCACTTGATCCATGTCGTGACGGGTGACCACTTCCCGCAGTCGCCCGCCGAGCAGCTGCGCCGGGCGGTGCTCGCGGTCTTCCGTTCGTGGAACACCGAACGCGCCCGTCTGTACCGGCGGCGCGAGCGCATCCCCGACGACCTGGGCACCGCGGTCTGCGTACAGCGCATGGTGTTCGGCAATCTCGGTCCCGACTCCGGCAGCGGTGTCGCCTTCACCCGTGATCCGGCGACCGGACGCGGCGGCCCGTACGGCGACTACCTGGCCGACGCCCAGGGCGAGGACGTCGTCGCCGGCATCCGCGACACCGTGCCCCTGGCCGAGCTGGAGCGGCTCGACGCGGCCTCGTACCAGCAGCTGCGCGAGCATCTGCGAACGCTGGAGCACCACTACCGGGACCTGTGCGACATCGAGTTCACCATCGAGCGCGGCACGCTGTGGATGCTGCAGACCCGGGTGGGCAAGAGGACCGCCGAGGCCGCCTTCCGCATCGCCGCCGAGCTGGTCGACGAAGGGCTCGTCACCCCGGCCGAGGCACTGTCGCGTGTCGGCGGGGACGGGCTCGCCCGGCTGATGTTCCCACGCTTCGACACCACCGCGGCCGGGGATCCGCTGGCCCGCGGCCTGCCCGCCTCGCCGGGTGCGGCGGTGGGCGCCGCGGTCTTCGACTCCGCCGAGGCCGTACGGCGTGCCGCCGCCGGGGAGCACGTGGTCCTGGTCCGCCAGGAGACGACCCCCGACGATCTGCCCGGCATGGTCGCCGCCCGGGCCGTGCTCACCGGCCGCGGCGGCAGGACGAGTCACGCGGCGGTCGTCGCCCGCGGCATGGGCAAGGTGTGCGTCTGCGGTGCCGAGGAACTGACCGTGGACGCGGAGGCACGGCGCTTCACCACACGGGCCGGCACCGTCGTCGAGGAGGGGACGGTCGTCTCGGTGGACGGCTCCACGGGAGCCGTGTACCCGGGCGCGGTCCCCCTGGTCGACTCCGCGGTCATGCGGTACCTGGAGACGGGCGAACGCGGTGAGCGGTCGGCCCAGGTCGTCGACGCGGTCGCACGGGCCCTGCAACAGGCGGACGGGACAAGGCGGTTGGAGGTACGGGCCAATGCCGACACTCCACAGGACGCCGCCCGGGCCCGCCGGTTCGGCGCCCAGGGTGTCGGCCTGTGCCGCACCGAGCACATGTTCCTCGGCGAGCGCCGCAAGCTGGTCGAGCAGATGATCCTGGCCGGCGGCGGCGCCGCACGCGAACGCGCCCTGGCCGCGCTGCTCCCCCTGCAGCGGCGGGACTTCGCCGGCATCCTCGAAGCGATGGACGGCCTGCCCGTCACCATCCGCCTCCTCGACCCGCCGCTGCACGAGTTCCTGCCCGACCGCACCGAACTCGCCGTACGCATCGCCACCGCCGAGGCACACGGCGACCTGCCCGATCCGCACGACACCGAACTGCTCGACGCCGTGAACCGCATGCACGAGGAGAACCCGATGCTCGGCCTGCGCGGGGTTCGCCTGGGTCTGGTGGTGCCGGGCCTGGTCGCCATGCAGGTACGGGCCGTCGCCGAGGCGGTCGTCGAGCGCGTGCGGGCCGGAGGCTCGCCGAAAGCGGAGATCATGGTGCCGCTGGTGGGCGCCGTCGAGGAGTTGCGCATCGAGCGCGAAGAGGTGGAACGCGTACTGGCCGAGGTCTCGGCCGAGTCCGGCGTCCCGGTGAACTGCCCGGTCGGCACCATGATCGAGCTGCCCCGGGCCGCTCTCACTGCGGGCCGGATCGCCGAGCAGGCGGAGTTCTTCTCCTTCGGCACGAACGACCTCACCCAGACCACCTGGGGGTTCTCCCGCGACGACGTCGAGGCGGCGTTCTTCTCCGCCTATCTCGACAAGGGCGTCTTCGCCGCTTCCCCGTTCGAGACGATCGACCGCGAGGGCGTGGGGCGGCTGGTCCGGATCGCCGTCGCCGAGGGCCGGGCGGCCAGGCCCGACCTGACGATCGGCGTCTGCGGTGAGCACGGTGGCGATCCCGAGTCCGTCCGCTTCTTCCACGCGGCGGGGCTGGACTACGTCTCCTGCTCGCCGTTCCGGGTCCCGGTGGCCCGTCTGGAGGCCGGGCGGGCCGCACTGGCGGAGACCGAGGTGAGCGACAGCCGGTGA